Proteins encoded within one genomic window of Ostrinia nubilalis chromosome 5, ilOstNubi1.1, whole genome shotgun sequence:
- the LOC135071676 gene encoding CD63 antigen-like, producing the protein MLSKIFTTVKYTLVTINFLFLITGIIILAVGSSVQSAYNGYHELLSERFFSLPAFCIATGVIIFIIAFFGFYGAFKENYLMIMAFAGAMVCMFIFQLSACIAGYALKGNAEALVQKQLYETMQLYTHDVVVTRLWDEVQEDFSCCGVNNASDWLAPLGTANTDQGLPLSCCQFPFGTITVFNCTMATPAPTLRTEGCSTAFGAWVQSHAGSIGIAGIFLVLLQALAVVGAVWLAKMSREEHGAYP; encoded by the exons atgctatcgaaaatatttacaacTGTGAAATACACGTTAGTGACAATAAATTTTCTGTTTCTG ATAACAGGCATCATTATACTCGCCGTTGGCAGTTCAGTACAAAGTGCTTACAATGGATACCACGAGCTGCTGTCTGAGAGATTCTTCTCTCTGCCTGCTTTCTGCATCGCGACAGGAGTCATCATATTCATCATCGCCTTCTTCGGATTCTATGGCGCCTTCAAAGAGAACTACCTGATGATCATGGCG TTCGCCGGAGCAATGGTGTGCATGTTCATATTCCAACTGTCGGCGTGCATCGCCGGGTACGCTCTGAAGGGCAACGCGGAGGCGCTGGTGCAAAAACAGCTGTACGAGACCATGCAGCTGTATACGCACGATGTGGTGGTCACCAGGTTGTGGGACGAGGTCCAAGAAGAC TTCTCATGTTGCGGTGTGAACAACGCAAGCGACTGGCTCGCACCGCTCGGGACCGCGAATACGGACCAGGGTCTTCCCCTCAGCTGTTGTCAGTTTCCCTTCGGGACCATCACGGTGTTCAACTGCACAATGGCGACTCCCGCGCCGACGCTCCGCACCGAAGGCTGCTCAACTGCTTTCGGCGCGTGGGTGCAGTCCCATGCTGGTTCTATAGGCATAGCTGGCATCTTTCTGGTCCTTCTACAG GCATTAGCGGTGGTTGGAGCTGTATGGCTAGCCAAGATGTCACGGGAGGAGCATGGAGCATATCCTTAA
- the LOC135072208 gene encoding uncharacterized protein LOC135072208 yields the protein MSDIEYYNKIEAKPRAARKREDLEDDERPIQRPRKASKAVFYDSEDEHASKRTKTLKKPPPSKRKSAAGLEKDLFDSEDEQVHKRVGKETKRPAALKRKRARADGWELELDDEEDVEASRARAAPGRLQSVLTRRVADGNLRSTANLPGDLFVELRLYNAKDIRSVAPKDRWEKSVLALKYQTDSDAEEVNLLRQFIKRARAEFVEEGTFFPNRK from the exons at GTCGGACATTGAGTATTACAACAAGATTGAAGCCAAGCCTCGAGCTGCCCGCAAGCGGGAGGACTTGGAGGACGACGAGCGCCCCATTCAGCGACCTCGGAAGGCGAGCAAGGCGGTGTTTTACGATTCTGAGGACGAGCATGCTAGCAAACG TACAAAGACACTAAAGAAGCCCCCACCGTCTAAGCGCAAGTCTGCTGCAGGCCTTGAAAAAGATCTCTTCGATTCGGAAGACGAACAAGTTCATAAGCG AGTCGGCAAAGAGACGAAGAGACCTGCAGCGTTGAAGCGCAAACGAGCTCGGGCTGACGGTTGGGAGCTGGAGCTGGACGACGAGGAAGACGTCGAGGCCAGCAgagcgcgcgccgcgcccggcCGCCTGCAGTCCGTGCTCACGCGCCGCGTGGCGGACGGCAACCTGCGCAGCACCGCCAACCTGCCCGGCGACCTGTTCGTGGAGCTGCGGCTCTACAACGCCAAGGACATCCGCTCGGTGGCGCCCAAGGATCGCTGGGAGAAATCGGTCTTGGCGCTCAAGTACCAGACGGATTCTGACGCTGAGGAAGTGAATCTCTTGCGCCAGTTTATTAAGAGAGCGCGCGCAGAATTCGTTGAGGAAGGTACATTTTTCCCCAATAGGAAGTAG